One Acidimicrobiia bacterium genomic window, GCTTCCGATTCGACTCCGGCGACCACCGCTCCCTCGGCTTTCGAGACGATCTTGTGGGTCACCACGACCACATCCCCGTCCTGCAGGGAGAGCCCGCCGGCAGCCATGGATTCGAGAATCACGGAGGCGAGGTCGTCGCCTTTCGTGATTTCGCCTATTCCTTCGACCGGTATCAGATGAACGGTCATATGAGCTCGACCAGCCATTCGCCGAACTCACGTGCCGAGGGAAGGTCGGGAAACCGGGTGTTGCGCACATGGACTCCCACTCCGAGAGCGGTGAGCTTTCCGCGTTCGCCCGCATCGGACTGGTCTATGACCAGATCGCTGATTAGGCCGTCGTACGCCGCAACCACCCCCTCGTTCCCTGCGGGCAGTCCGAGTGAGGCGAGAACTCGATCGGCCGGCCCTTTCAACGCCCGCCCACCGAAGAGCGGACTCACCGCCATCACCCGGTGGGCGGCGGCCACGAGATCTGAGATCCCCGGAACCGCCAGAATCGGCCAGATCGACAGAGGCGGATTGGACGGCCCGACGATCACTGCGTCGGCGCCGGCGATAGCTTCGGAGACGCCGGGTGCCGGAGCTGCGGAAGCCGCTCCGGTGAATCGCACGTCCCGTACCTCGTCCCCGTGACCCCTGAGGACGAAGTAGTCCTGGAAGGACAACCAGTGGCCTTCCTCGGTCAGGACCTCCGTGTGGAGCGGTTCGTCGGTGGCGGGGAGGATCCTGGCCGGGAGATCCAGGACGGCGGAGATCTCCCCGGTCACCCGACTCAGGGATGCCCCGTCTCGAAGACGAATCGTTCGATACAGGTTTGTGGCCAGGTCGCCGTCACCGATACGAAACCTGGTGTCCACCCCGAAGTCTTCCAGGTGGTTCATGACGATGTGGGAGTCGTCGGTGAGGCCCCAACCCTGCGGGCCCTCGATCCCCGCAAGGGTGTACGTGACGGTGTCGATGTCGGGTGAGACACGCAGGCCGTAGAGTTCGTCGTCGTCGCCGACGTTCACGACGACGGTGAGCTCCACGCCGTCCAGGGCGGCGAGACCCCTGGCGAGGCGTGCTCCGCCGACTCCGCCGGATAGCATTACCAGTCTCATTCCGCTCCTCTCGAGCCGTCCGACATTGCGGCCGGCGCCCGTCCGTTCCAGAATGGCCTTGATG contains:
- a CDS encoding 2-phospho-L-lactate transferase CofD family protein, producing MRLVMLSGGVGGARLARGLAALDGVELTVVVNVGDDDELYGLRVSPDIDTVTYTLAGIEGPQGWGLTDDSHIVMNHLEDFGVDTRFRIGDGDLATNLYRTIRLRDGASLSRVTGEISAVLDLPARILPATDEPLHTEVLTEEGHWLSFQDYFVLRGHGDEVRDVRFTGAASAAPAPGVSEAIAGADAVIVGPSNPPLSIWPILAVPGISDLVAAAHRVMAVSPLFGGRALKGPADRVLASLGLPAGNEGVVAAYDGLISDLVIDQSDAGERGKLTALGVGVHVRNTRFPDLPSAREFGEWLVELI